The DNA region GGCTGTTTCCGTCGCAGCAGGTGGCGCTGGCCGGGGTGATCACCGGACTCACGCTCTACAACGGTGCGGTGATCGCCGAGATCGTGCGCGCGGGGGTGCACTCGCTGCCGCGGGGGCAGGCCGAGGCGGCCGCGTCGTTGGGCCTGACCTGGGGTCAGACCATGCGTTCCATCCAGTTGCCGCAGGCGATCACCGCGATGCTGCCGGTCTTGATCTCGCAGTTGGTGGTGGTGCTCAAGGACACCGCGATCGGCTACCAGATCACGTTCGTCGAGATGGTCCGACAGGGCACCGTGGTCGGTTCCGCATACGGCAACTACATTCCGGCGCTCATCGTGATCGCGGTGTTGATGATCGCAGTCAACTTTGCGCTGTCCGCACTCGCAGTGCGGGTCGAGCGCCGGCTACGGCAGTCCCGCCGGGCCCCCGAGCCGATGGCCGCCGAGCAGCGCACCGAACAGCCCGGGGATTGACCGGGAGCACTAGACCCGGCGTCGGTCCCGTTCGGCCGCCAGTTCCGCGGTGACCACGTCGAAGGCCATGCCCTGCTGATAACCGCGGCGGGTCAGCATCGCGACGAGCCGGCGGGTGATCTTGGGATCGTCGCCCTCGG from Mycolicibacterium sp. MU0053 includes:
- a CDS encoding amino acid ABC transporter permease, encoding MSGATVLFDAPGPRARVRNHIATAVTVAVLALIAWVGYAALADKGQLTAEKWQPFLTGNLWRTYVLPGIQGTLTAAAISIVLALVLGLVLGVGRLAPNAAVRWVCSVLVEFFRAVPVLIMMIFAYFLYAQYGLFPSQQVALAGVITGLTLYNGAVIAEIVRAGVHSLPRGQAEAAASLGLTWGQTMRSIQLPQAITAMLPVLISQLVVVLKDTAIGYQITFVEMVRQGTVVGSAYGNYIPALIVIAVLMIAVNFALSALAVRVERRLRQSRRAPEPMAAEQRTEQPGD